In Haliaeetus albicilla chromosome 20, bHalAlb1.1, whole genome shotgun sequence, a genomic segment contains:
- the GUCY2F gene encoding retinal guanylyl cyclase 2 isoform X1, giving the protein MSFLLLRPNSLFWVLSRHIRLHQFNTGNLFKTFFQAPWWLLLGIILLCSPAYCSVFKIGLLGPWNCDPFFSKAFPHVAARLAVGRISKDPSLDLGQRLDYVVLQEECETSRALVRFINFGKLSSAFIGPLNPGFCEVATLLGENWNKAIFSWMCINYKLDSTIYHPTFARTLPSPTRVLFTIMKYFNWAHVGIIASNEDIWMDTANKLASALRNQGLPVGIVTSMRKGEKGIEDTWNEIKEVDGIRIILLCMHSVLIGGEEQATLLTKALEMGLADGRYVFVPYDTLLYNLPYQNNSFNIFDNDSKLQEAYDAVLTVTLESGERTFYESFREAKERGEITMDLEDTQVSPLFGTIYDAIYFMAMAIDSARRKGVRILGANIAEHTKNFSFPGFSHRVETDNCGKGLSNYVILDTDGRGNQLFPTHLLDMSSDSVKALGRAIHFPSGAPPKPDSSCWFDPDVLCTGGIEPTVMILGAMLIFALVLCAVGLASLIRHSILNSQLFRGPNKIILTLDDIVFINPELHKKRLTLDSLTDANSVAADGRSLKSITRSFSLKSTAATHETSNVALYEGDWVWLKKIETGAVHNLRQSSTSILRKMKDLRHENVNLFLGFFADCGIFAIVTEYCSRGSLEDLLRNEDMKLDWMFKSSLMMDLIKGIRYLHHRDFAHGRLKSRNCVVDGRFVLKITDYGYNELLEAQKCPYIQPPPEELLWTAPELLRDPDTLRKGTFKGDIYSFAIILQEVVVRGPPYCMSELSAEEIIKKVKKPPPLCRPNIAPELAPLECIQVMKQCWSEAPERRPTFEEVFHKFKTINKEKKTNIIDSMLRMLEQYSSNLEDLIRERTEELEIEKQKTEKLLSQMLPPSVAEALKTGGTVEPEYFDQVTIYFSDIVGFTTISALSEPIEVVDLLNDLYTLFDAVLGNHDVYKVETIGDAYMVASGLPKRNGNKHAAEIANMSLDILSSVGTFKMRHMPDIPLRIRIGLHTGPCVAGVVGLTMPRYCLFGDTVNTASRMESTGLPYRIHVSQSTVDTLRSLNEGYEIVPRGKTELKGKGVEDTYWLVGKKGFLKPLPKPPEIKPGHNWPDVLTRKLKSVLRGTKRTLAKATFKELGSMKEAGISTDEDEI; this is encoded by the exons ATGTCATTTCTCCTGCTGCGTCCTAACAGCTTGTTCTGGGTGCTGTCAAGGCACATTAGATTGCATCAGTTCAACACTGGAAATTTATTCAAGACATTTTTCCAGGCTCCCTGGTGGCTGCTGTTGGGAATAATCCTACTTTGCTCTCCAGCatattgttctgtttttaaaattggaCTGCTCGGACCCTGGAACTGCGACCCCTTCTTTTCCAAAGCCTTTCCCCACGTGGCTGCCAGGTTAGCAGTGGGACGAATAAGTAAAGATCCTTCACTAGATCTTGGCCAGAGGCTGGATTATGTGGTCCTGCAAGAAGAATGTGAGACATCAAGAGCTCTGGTTAGATTCATTAACTTTGGAAAGCTTTCCTCAGCTTTCATAGGCCCTCTGAACCCTGGCTTCTGTGAGGTGGCTACACTTTTAGGGGAAAACTGGAATAAAGCCATCTTCTCATGGATGTGTATCAATTATAAACTGGATTCCACCATCTACCACCCTACATTTGCAAGGACTCTGCCCTCTCCAACCCGAGTTTTGTTtacaataatgaaatattttaactggGCTCATGTTGGCATCATTGCTTCTAATGAGGATATTTGGATGGACACGGCCAACAAGTTAGCAAGTGCACTCAGGAACCAGGGGCTTCCTGTAGGTATTGTTACATCCATGCGTAAAGGAGAAAAGGGCATTGAAGACACCTGGAATGAGATTAAAGAAGTTGATGGCATCAGAA TTATCCTCCTGTGCATGCATTCTGTGCTCATTGGCGGGGAGGAACAAGCCACCTTACTCACAAAAGCTCTGGAAATGGGACTAGCAGATGGAAGATACGTCTTTGTTCCATACGACACTTTACTGTACAATCTTCCTTACCAAAACAACTCATTCAACATCTTTGATAATGACAGCAAGCTCCAGGAAGCATACGATGCTGTGTTGACTGTCACACTGGAGTCTGGAGAAAGGACTTTCTATGAATCATTTAGGGAAGCTAAAGAAAGAGGTGAAATTACCATGGATTTGGAAGACACCCAG GTTTCTCCGCTTTTTGGAACAATCTATGATGCCATTTACTTCATGGCAATGGCTATAGACAGTGCTCGAAGGAAAGGAGTCAGAATCTTGGGAGCTAACATAGCTGAGCACACAAAAAACTTCAGTTTCCCTGGATTTAGTCACCGTGTAGAGACGGACAACTGTGGGAAGGGGCTGAGCAACTACGTGATACTGGACACAGACGGTCGTGGGAACCAGCTCTTCCCGACCCACTTGCTGGACATGTCTTCAGACTCTGTGAAAGCCCTAGGCCGGGCCATCCACTTTCCCAGTGGAGCTCCACCCAAACCAGACTCCAGCTGTTGGTTTGATCCAGATGTTCTCTGCACTGGAG GGATTGAACCTACAGTCATGATTTTGGGAGCAATGTTGATATTTGCCCTTGTGCTTTGTGCTGTGGGCCTGGCTTCTCTCATCAG GCACAGTATCTTGAACAGCCAGCTCTTCAGGGGACCTAACAAGATAATACTGACCTTGGATGACATCGTCTTCATCAACCCAGAGCTACATAAAAAG AGGCTGACCTTGGACAGTCTGACTGATGCAAACAGCGTAGCAGCCGACGGCCGAAGCTTGAAATCCATAACCCGCTCCTTTTCCTTGAAAAGCACAGCTGCCACCCATGAAACCTCCAACGTGGCTTTGTATGAG GGAGACTGGGTATGGCTGAAAAAAATTGAGACGGGAGCAGTTCACAATCTGCGGCAAAGCTCCACCAGCATCTTGAGGAAG ATGAAAGATCTGCGTCATGAAAATGTGAATCTGTTCCTGGGCTTTTTCGCTGACTGTGGCATCTTTGCCATAGTGACAGAATACTGCTCCCGAGGAAGCCTGGAGGACTTGCTGAGAAACGAGGATATGAAACTGGACTGGATGTTCAAGTCCTCTCTCATGATGGATCTAATTAAA GGAATTAGGTATTTGCATCACCGAGATTTTGCCCATGGACGTCTCAAGTCTCGTAACTGTGTTGTGGACGGCCGGTTTGTGCTGAAGATCACTGACTATGGTTATAACGAGCTCTTAGAAGCACAGAAATGCCCATATATTCAGCCACCCCCAGAAG aaTTGCTGTGGACAGCTCCTGAGTTACTGAGGGACCCAGATACGCTCAGAAAAGGCACATTCAAAGGGGACATTTACAGCTTTGCAATCATCCTACAAGAAGTGGTTGTTCGGGGTCCACCATACTGCATGTCAGAACTCTCCGCTGAAG AAATTATAAAGAAAGTGAAGAAACCCCCTCCCCTGTGCCGCCCAAACATAGCCCCTGAGCTGGCCCCCCTGGAGTGCATCCAAGTAATGAAGCAGTGCTGGAGTGAAGCCCCTGAACGACGTCCAACCTTTGAGGAGGTATTTCATAAG TTCAAAACCATCAACAAAGAGAAGAAGACCAATATCATTGACTCAATGCTCAGGATGCTTGAGCAGTATTCAAGCAACTTGGAGGATTTAATCAGGGAGCGGACTGAAGAGCTAGAGattgaaaaacagaagacagaaaaactaCTGTCACAAATGCTCCCGCC ATCAGTGGCAGAAGCCCTCAAGACTGGTGGCACTGTGGAGCCGGAGTATTTTGACCAGGTGACCATCTACTTCAGTGACATCGTGGGCTTCACAACCATTTCAGCCCTCAGTGAACCCATTGAAGTAGTTGACCTTCTGAATGACCTTTACACGCTGTTTGATGCTGTTCTTGGAAACCATGATGTTTACAAG GTGGAGACAATTGGTGATGCCTACATGGTCGCTTCAGGGCTCCCAAAACGGAACGGAAACAAGCACGCAGCTGAGATAGCCAACATGTCCCTGGACATCCTCAGCTCGGTGGGAACATTCAAAATGAGACACATGCCAGACATCCCCCTCAGGATACGAATCGGGCTGCACACAG GGCCTTGCGTGGCAGGTGTGGTGGGGCTTACCATGCCACGGTACTGCCTTTTCGGAGACACGGTGAACACGGCATCACGAATGGAGTCCACGGGCCTGC CTTACAGAATTCATGTCAGCCAAAGTACAGTGGATACGCTTCGGAGTCTAAATGAAGGCTATGAAATCGTACCTAGGggaaaaacagaactgaag ggTAAAGGAGTAGAAGACACATATTGGCTAGTTGGCAAAAAAGGCTTTCTGAAGCCCTTACCTAAACCTCCTGAAATAAAGCCAGG
- the GUCY2F gene encoding retinal guanylyl cyclase 2 isoform X2 codes for MSFLLLRPNSLFWVLSRHIRLHQFNTGNLFKTFFQAPWWLLLGIILLCSPAYCSVFKIGLLGPWNCDPFFSKAFPHVAARLAVGRISKDPSLDLGQRLDYVVLQEECETSRALVRFINFGKLSSAFIGPLNPGFCEVATLLGENWNKAIFSWMCINYKLDSTIYHPTFARTLPSPTRVLFTIMKYFNWAHVGIIASNEDIWMDTANKLASALRNQGLPVGIVTSMRKGEKGIEDTWNEIKEVDGIRIILLCMHSVLIGGEEQATLLTKALEMGLADGRYVFVPYDTLLYNLPYQNNSFNIFDNDSKLQEAYDAVLTVTLESGERTFYESFREAKERGEITMDLEDTQVSPLFGTIYDAIYFMAMAIDSARRKGVRILGANIAEHTKNFSFPGFSHRVETDNCGKGLSNYVILDTDGRGNQLFPTHLLDMSSDSVKALGRAIHFPSGAPPKPDSSCWFDPDVLCTGGIEPTVMILGAMLIFALVLCAVGLASLIRHSILNSQLFRGPNKIILTLDDIVFINPELHKKRLTLDSLTDANSVAADGRSLKSITRSFSLKSTAATHETSNVALYEGDWVWLKKIETGAVHNLRQSSTSILRKMKDLRHENVNLFLGFFADCGIFAIVTEYCSRGSLEDLLRNEDMKLDWMFKSSLMMDLIKGIRYLHHRDFAHGRLKSRNCVVDGRFVLKITDYGYNELLEAQKCPYIQPPPEELLWTAPELLRDPDTLRKGTFKGDIYSFAIILQEVVVRGPPYCMSELSAEEIIKKVKKPPPLCRPNIAPELAPLECIQVMKQCWSEAPERRPTFEEVFHKFKTINKEKKTNIIDSMLRMLEQYSSNLEDLIRERTEELEIEKQKTEKLLSQMLPPSVAEALKTGGTVEPEYFDQVTIYFSDIVGFTTISALSEPIEVVDLLNDLYTLFDAVLGNHDVYKVETIGDAYMVASGLPKRNGNKHAAEIANMSLDILSSVGTFKMRHMPDIPLRIRIGLHTGPCVAGVVGLTMPRYCLFGDTVNTASRMESTGLPYRIHVSQSTVDTLRSLNEGYEIVPRGKTELKGKGVEDTYWLVGKKGFLKPLPKPPEIKPGCRAHGLPTEEIAEFKRRKAEKLLGKRA; via the exons ATGTCATTTCTCCTGCTGCGTCCTAACAGCTTGTTCTGGGTGCTGTCAAGGCACATTAGATTGCATCAGTTCAACACTGGAAATTTATTCAAGACATTTTTCCAGGCTCCCTGGTGGCTGCTGTTGGGAATAATCCTACTTTGCTCTCCAGCatattgttctgtttttaaaattggaCTGCTCGGACCCTGGAACTGCGACCCCTTCTTTTCCAAAGCCTTTCCCCACGTGGCTGCCAGGTTAGCAGTGGGACGAATAAGTAAAGATCCTTCACTAGATCTTGGCCAGAGGCTGGATTATGTGGTCCTGCAAGAAGAATGTGAGACATCAAGAGCTCTGGTTAGATTCATTAACTTTGGAAAGCTTTCCTCAGCTTTCATAGGCCCTCTGAACCCTGGCTTCTGTGAGGTGGCTACACTTTTAGGGGAAAACTGGAATAAAGCCATCTTCTCATGGATGTGTATCAATTATAAACTGGATTCCACCATCTACCACCCTACATTTGCAAGGACTCTGCCCTCTCCAACCCGAGTTTTGTTtacaataatgaaatattttaactggGCTCATGTTGGCATCATTGCTTCTAATGAGGATATTTGGATGGACACGGCCAACAAGTTAGCAAGTGCACTCAGGAACCAGGGGCTTCCTGTAGGTATTGTTACATCCATGCGTAAAGGAGAAAAGGGCATTGAAGACACCTGGAATGAGATTAAAGAAGTTGATGGCATCAGAA TTATCCTCCTGTGCATGCATTCTGTGCTCATTGGCGGGGAGGAACAAGCCACCTTACTCACAAAAGCTCTGGAAATGGGACTAGCAGATGGAAGATACGTCTTTGTTCCATACGACACTTTACTGTACAATCTTCCTTACCAAAACAACTCATTCAACATCTTTGATAATGACAGCAAGCTCCAGGAAGCATACGATGCTGTGTTGACTGTCACACTGGAGTCTGGAGAAAGGACTTTCTATGAATCATTTAGGGAAGCTAAAGAAAGAGGTGAAATTACCATGGATTTGGAAGACACCCAG GTTTCTCCGCTTTTTGGAACAATCTATGATGCCATTTACTTCATGGCAATGGCTATAGACAGTGCTCGAAGGAAAGGAGTCAGAATCTTGGGAGCTAACATAGCTGAGCACACAAAAAACTTCAGTTTCCCTGGATTTAGTCACCGTGTAGAGACGGACAACTGTGGGAAGGGGCTGAGCAACTACGTGATACTGGACACAGACGGTCGTGGGAACCAGCTCTTCCCGACCCACTTGCTGGACATGTCTTCAGACTCTGTGAAAGCCCTAGGCCGGGCCATCCACTTTCCCAGTGGAGCTCCACCCAAACCAGACTCCAGCTGTTGGTTTGATCCAGATGTTCTCTGCACTGGAG GGATTGAACCTACAGTCATGATTTTGGGAGCAATGTTGATATTTGCCCTTGTGCTTTGTGCTGTGGGCCTGGCTTCTCTCATCAG GCACAGTATCTTGAACAGCCAGCTCTTCAGGGGACCTAACAAGATAATACTGACCTTGGATGACATCGTCTTCATCAACCCAGAGCTACATAAAAAG AGGCTGACCTTGGACAGTCTGACTGATGCAAACAGCGTAGCAGCCGACGGCCGAAGCTTGAAATCCATAACCCGCTCCTTTTCCTTGAAAAGCACAGCTGCCACCCATGAAACCTCCAACGTGGCTTTGTATGAG GGAGACTGGGTATGGCTGAAAAAAATTGAGACGGGAGCAGTTCACAATCTGCGGCAAAGCTCCACCAGCATCTTGAGGAAG ATGAAAGATCTGCGTCATGAAAATGTGAATCTGTTCCTGGGCTTTTTCGCTGACTGTGGCATCTTTGCCATAGTGACAGAATACTGCTCCCGAGGAAGCCTGGAGGACTTGCTGAGAAACGAGGATATGAAACTGGACTGGATGTTCAAGTCCTCTCTCATGATGGATCTAATTAAA GGAATTAGGTATTTGCATCACCGAGATTTTGCCCATGGACGTCTCAAGTCTCGTAACTGTGTTGTGGACGGCCGGTTTGTGCTGAAGATCACTGACTATGGTTATAACGAGCTCTTAGAAGCACAGAAATGCCCATATATTCAGCCACCCCCAGAAG aaTTGCTGTGGACAGCTCCTGAGTTACTGAGGGACCCAGATACGCTCAGAAAAGGCACATTCAAAGGGGACATTTACAGCTTTGCAATCATCCTACAAGAAGTGGTTGTTCGGGGTCCACCATACTGCATGTCAGAACTCTCCGCTGAAG AAATTATAAAGAAAGTGAAGAAACCCCCTCCCCTGTGCCGCCCAAACATAGCCCCTGAGCTGGCCCCCCTGGAGTGCATCCAAGTAATGAAGCAGTGCTGGAGTGAAGCCCCTGAACGACGTCCAACCTTTGAGGAGGTATTTCATAAG TTCAAAACCATCAACAAAGAGAAGAAGACCAATATCATTGACTCAATGCTCAGGATGCTTGAGCAGTATTCAAGCAACTTGGAGGATTTAATCAGGGAGCGGACTGAAGAGCTAGAGattgaaaaacagaagacagaaaaactaCTGTCACAAATGCTCCCGCC ATCAGTGGCAGAAGCCCTCAAGACTGGTGGCACTGTGGAGCCGGAGTATTTTGACCAGGTGACCATCTACTTCAGTGACATCGTGGGCTTCACAACCATTTCAGCCCTCAGTGAACCCATTGAAGTAGTTGACCTTCTGAATGACCTTTACACGCTGTTTGATGCTGTTCTTGGAAACCATGATGTTTACAAG GTGGAGACAATTGGTGATGCCTACATGGTCGCTTCAGGGCTCCCAAAACGGAACGGAAACAAGCACGCAGCTGAGATAGCCAACATGTCCCTGGACATCCTCAGCTCGGTGGGAACATTCAAAATGAGACACATGCCAGACATCCCCCTCAGGATACGAATCGGGCTGCACACAG GGCCTTGCGTGGCAGGTGTGGTGGGGCTTACCATGCCACGGTACTGCCTTTTCGGAGACACGGTGAACACGGCATCACGAATGGAGTCCACGGGCCTGC CTTACAGAATTCATGTCAGCCAAAGTACAGTGGATACGCTTCGGAGTCTAAATGAAGGCTATGAAATCGTACCTAGGggaaaaacagaactgaag ggTAAAGGAGTAGAAGACACATATTGGCTAGTTGGCAAAAAAGGCTTTCTGAAGCCCTTACCTAAACCTCCTGAAATAAAGCCAGG
- the GUCY2F gene encoding retinal guanylyl cyclase 2 isoform X4, producing the protein MSFLLLRPNSLFWVLSRHIRLHQFNTGNLFKTFFQAPWWLLLGIILLCSPAYCSVFKIGLLGPWNCDPFFSKAFPHVAARLAVGRISKDPSLDLGQRLDYVVLQEECETSRALVRFINFGKLSSAFIGPLNPGFCEVATLLGENWNKAIFSWMCINYKLDSTIYHPTFARTLPSPTRVLFTIMKYFNWAHVGIIASNEDIWMDTANKLASALRNQGLPVGIVTSMRKGEKGIEDTWNEIKEVDGIRIILLCMHSVLIGGEEQATLLTKALEMGLADGRYVFVPYDTLLYNLPYQNNSFNIFDNDSKLQEAYDAVLTVTLESGERTFYESFREAKERGEITMDLEDTQVSPLFGTIYDAIYFMAMAIDSARRKGVRILGANIAEHTKNFSFPGFSHRVETDNCGKGLSNYVILDTDGRGNQLFPTHLLDMSSDSVKALGRAIHFPSGAPPKPDSSCWFDPDVLCTGGIEPTVMILGAMLIFALVLCAVGLASLIRHSILNSQLFRGPNKIILTLDDIVFINPELHKKRLTLDSLTDANSVAADGRSLKSITRSFSLKSTAATHETSNVALYEGDWVWLKKIETGAVHNLRQSSTSILRKGIRYLHHRDFAHGRLKSRNCVVDGRFVLKITDYGYNELLEAQKCPYIQPPPEELLWTAPELLRDPDTLRKGTFKGDIYSFAIILQEVVVRGPPYCMSELSAEEIIKKVKKPPPLCRPNIAPELAPLECIQVMKQCWSEAPERRPTFEEVFHKFKTINKEKKTNIIDSMLRMLEQYSSNLEDLIRERTEELEIEKQKTEKLLSQMLPPSVAEALKTGGTVEPEYFDQVTIYFSDIVGFTTISALSEPIEVVDLLNDLYTLFDAVLGNHDVYKVETIGDAYMVASGLPKRNGNKHAAEIANMSLDILSSVGTFKMRHMPDIPLRIRIGLHTGPCVAGVVGLTMPRYCLFGDTVNTASRMESTGLPYRIHVSQSTVDTLRSLNEGYEIVPRGKTELKGKGVEDTYWLVGKKGFLKPLPKPPEIKPGHNWPDVLTRKLKSVLRGTKRTLAKATFKELGSMKEAGISTDEDEI; encoded by the exons ATGTCATTTCTCCTGCTGCGTCCTAACAGCTTGTTCTGGGTGCTGTCAAGGCACATTAGATTGCATCAGTTCAACACTGGAAATTTATTCAAGACATTTTTCCAGGCTCCCTGGTGGCTGCTGTTGGGAATAATCCTACTTTGCTCTCCAGCatattgttctgtttttaaaattggaCTGCTCGGACCCTGGAACTGCGACCCCTTCTTTTCCAAAGCCTTTCCCCACGTGGCTGCCAGGTTAGCAGTGGGACGAATAAGTAAAGATCCTTCACTAGATCTTGGCCAGAGGCTGGATTATGTGGTCCTGCAAGAAGAATGTGAGACATCAAGAGCTCTGGTTAGATTCATTAACTTTGGAAAGCTTTCCTCAGCTTTCATAGGCCCTCTGAACCCTGGCTTCTGTGAGGTGGCTACACTTTTAGGGGAAAACTGGAATAAAGCCATCTTCTCATGGATGTGTATCAATTATAAACTGGATTCCACCATCTACCACCCTACATTTGCAAGGACTCTGCCCTCTCCAACCCGAGTTTTGTTtacaataatgaaatattttaactggGCTCATGTTGGCATCATTGCTTCTAATGAGGATATTTGGATGGACACGGCCAACAAGTTAGCAAGTGCACTCAGGAACCAGGGGCTTCCTGTAGGTATTGTTACATCCATGCGTAAAGGAGAAAAGGGCATTGAAGACACCTGGAATGAGATTAAAGAAGTTGATGGCATCAGAA TTATCCTCCTGTGCATGCATTCTGTGCTCATTGGCGGGGAGGAACAAGCCACCTTACTCACAAAAGCTCTGGAAATGGGACTAGCAGATGGAAGATACGTCTTTGTTCCATACGACACTTTACTGTACAATCTTCCTTACCAAAACAACTCATTCAACATCTTTGATAATGACAGCAAGCTCCAGGAAGCATACGATGCTGTGTTGACTGTCACACTGGAGTCTGGAGAAAGGACTTTCTATGAATCATTTAGGGAAGCTAAAGAAAGAGGTGAAATTACCATGGATTTGGAAGACACCCAG GTTTCTCCGCTTTTTGGAACAATCTATGATGCCATTTACTTCATGGCAATGGCTATAGACAGTGCTCGAAGGAAAGGAGTCAGAATCTTGGGAGCTAACATAGCTGAGCACACAAAAAACTTCAGTTTCCCTGGATTTAGTCACCGTGTAGAGACGGACAACTGTGGGAAGGGGCTGAGCAACTACGTGATACTGGACACAGACGGTCGTGGGAACCAGCTCTTCCCGACCCACTTGCTGGACATGTCTTCAGACTCTGTGAAAGCCCTAGGCCGGGCCATCCACTTTCCCAGTGGAGCTCCACCCAAACCAGACTCCAGCTGTTGGTTTGATCCAGATGTTCTCTGCACTGGAG GGATTGAACCTACAGTCATGATTTTGGGAGCAATGTTGATATTTGCCCTTGTGCTTTGTGCTGTGGGCCTGGCTTCTCTCATCAG GCACAGTATCTTGAACAGCCAGCTCTTCAGGGGACCTAACAAGATAATACTGACCTTGGATGACATCGTCTTCATCAACCCAGAGCTACATAAAAAG AGGCTGACCTTGGACAGTCTGACTGATGCAAACAGCGTAGCAGCCGACGGCCGAAGCTTGAAATCCATAACCCGCTCCTTTTCCTTGAAAAGCACAGCTGCCACCCATGAAACCTCCAACGTGGCTTTGTATGAG GGAGACTGGGTATGGCTGAAAAAAATTGAGACGGGAGCAGTTCACAATCTGCGGCAAAGCTCCACCAGCATCTTGAGGAAG GGAATTAGGTATTTGCATCACCGAGATTTTGCCCATGGACGTCTCAAGTCTCGTAACTGTGTTGTGGACGGCCGGTTTGTGCTGAAGATCACTGACTATGGTTATAACGAGCTCTTAGAAGCACAGAAATGCCCATATATTCAGCCACCCCCAGAAG aaTTGCTGTGGACAGCTCCTGAGTTACTGAGGGACCCAGATACGCTCAGAAAAGGCACATTCAAAGGGGACATTTACAGCTTTGCAATCATCCTACAAGAAGTGGTTGTTCGGGGTCCACCATACTGCATGTCAGAACTCTCCGCTGAAG AAATTATAAAGAAAGTGAAGAAACCCCCTCCCCTGTGCCGCCCAAACATAGCCCCTGAGCTGGCCCCCCTGGAGTGCATCCAAGTAATGAAGCAGTGCTGGAGTGAAGCCCCTGAACGACGTCCAACCTTTGAGGAGGTATTTCATAAG TTCAAAACCATCAACAAAGAGAAGAAGACCAATATCATTGACTCAATGCTCAGGATGCTTGAGCAGTATTCAAGCAACTTGGAGGATTTAATCAGGGAGCGGACTGAAGAGCTAGAGattgaaaaacagaagacagaaaaactaCTGTCACAAATGCTCCCGCC ATCAGTGGCAGAAGCCCTCAAGACTGGTGGCACTGTGGAGCCGGAGTATTTTGACCAGGTGACCATCTACTTCAGTGACATCGTGGGCTTCACAACCATTTCAGCCCTCAGTGAACCCATTGAAGTAGTTGACCTTCTGAATGACCTTTACACGCTGTTTGATGCTGTTCTTGGAAACCATGATGTTTACAAG GTGGAGACAATTGGTGATGCCTACATGGTCGCTTCAGGGCTCCCAAAACGGAACGGAAACAAGCACGCAGCTGAGATAGCCAACATGTCCCTGGACATCCTCAGCTCGGTGGGAACATTCAAAATGAGACACATGCCAGACATCCCCCTCAGGATACGAATCGGGCTGCACACAG GGCCTTGCGTGGCAGGTGTGGTGGGGCTTACCATGCCACGGTACTGCCTTTTCGGAGACACGGTGAACACGGCATCACGAATGGAGTCCACGGGCCTGC CTTACAGAATTCATGTCAGCCAAAGTACAGTGGATACGCTTCGGAGTCTAAATGAAGGCTATGAAATCGTACCTAGGggaaaaacagaactgaag ggTAAAGGAGTAGAAGACACATATTGGCTAGTTGGCAAAAAAGGCTTTCTGAAGCCCTTACCTAAACCTCCTGAAATAAAGCCAGG